A region of Thermococcus argininiproducens DNA encodes the following proteins:
- a CDS encoding PRC-barrel domain-containing protein, translated as MVKVRASKLRDMEIITDTGIRLGWLYDLSFDEETGEILVIVAEPDEDLDTSEFVTDHEGLLLIPMKAVKSIGEFIVVDHNKLAVKSKLRRISLIKEKLQGS; from the coding sequence ATGGTAAAGGTCAGAGCATCAAAACTTAGGGATATGGAGATTATAACTGATACCGGAATAAGACTTGGATGGCTCTACGATTTAAGCTTTGATGAAGAGACAGGAGAAATTTTAGTTATAGTAGCTGAACCAGATGAGGACTTGGACACAAGTGAGTTTGTTACCGATCATGAAGGTCTTCTTTTGATACCCATGAAAGCTGTTAAGAGCATTGGAGAGTTTATAGTCGTAGATCACAACAAACTTGCAGTCAAATCAAAGCTTAGGAGAATTTCACTTATTAAAGAAAAACTCCAAGGGTCTTAG
- a CDS encoding CDC48 family AAA ATPase has protein sequence MIFGKEEVKEEIKLRVAEALKRDVGRGVVRFDRRYQKQLGVGPGDIVELEGERKTAAIVENAHPDDRGLDIIRMDGYIRRNAGVSIGDYITLRKAEVQEARKVVLAPAQRGVYLQIPGELVKRNLLGRPVVKGDLIVASGRETEIYTGSPFDELFRGFFESLPLGFGELKFIVVNTAPKGIVQITYNTEIEVLPQAVEVKEEKVPEVTYEDIGGLRDAVQKIREMVELPLKHPELFERLGIEPPKGVLLYGPPGTGKTLLAKAVANEANAHFIAINGPEIMSKYYGESEERLREIFKEAEESAPSIIFIDEIDAIAPKREEVTGEVEKRVVSQLLTLMDGLQSRGKVIVIAATNRPDALDPALRRPGRFDREIEVGVPDKQGRKEILQIHTRGMPLEPDYDKRNVLRVLKELRKRETFDKDKLDFIMEKVENVRDESEIKAILKEESDIYKEVRVRLIDLMLEELAERTHGFVGADLAALAREAAMVVLRRLITEGKINPEEEKIPREVLQELKVTKNDFYEALKMIEPSALREVLIEVPNVRWNDIGGLESVKQELKEAVEWPLKYPKAFQRLGITPPKGILLYGPPGTGKTLLAKAVANESEANFIGIRGPEVLSKWVGESEKRVREIFRKARQAAPTVIFIDEIDSIAPMRGGEADRVTDRLINQLLTEMDGIEENSGVVVIAATNRPDILDPALLRPGRFDRLLLVPAPDEKARLEILKVHTRRVPLASDVSLEELAKRTEGYSGADLAALVREAAFVALRRSVSKTPRELVEEQAEEFLEKLKVSKRDFDEAMKKVKPSITKYMLDYYRQFEESRKGARGEERREVDYFTL, from the coding sequence ATGATATTTGGTAAGGAAGAGGTTAAGGAGGAAATAAAGTTACGAGTTGCTGAGGCCCTTAAGCGAGATGTTGGGAGAGGTGTGGTTAGGTTTGATAGGAGATATCAAAAGCAATTGGGAGTAGGGCCTGGTGATATAGTGGAATTAGAAGGAGAAAGGAAAACAGCTGCCATAGTTGAGAATGCTCATCCAGATGATAGAGGTCTTGACATAATACGAATGGATGGCTACATCAGAAGAAATGCTGGAGTTAGTATAGGAGACTACATTACTCTGAGAAAAGCTGAGGTTCAAGAGGCCAGAAAAGTTGTGTTGGCCCCAGCTCAGAGAGGGGTCTACCTCCAAATTCCAGGAGAACTTGTTAAAAGGAACCTCCTTGGGAGACCAGTTGTTAAGGGTGACCTAATAGTGGCTAGTGGAAGAGAGACGGAAATTTATACTGGTTCTCCATTTGATGAACTTTTCAGAGGATTCTTTGAGAGTTTGCCATTAGGATTTGGTGAGTTAAAGTTCATTGTAGTGAACACGGCTCCAAAGGGTATAGTTCAGATAACGTACAATACCGAGATAGAGGTTCTTCCCCAGGCAGTAGAGGTTAAAGAAGAAAAGGTTCCTGAAGTTACTTATGAGGACATTGGTGGTCTTAGAGATGCTGTTCAAAAAATTAGAGAAATGGTAGAGCTCCCCTTAAAGCACCCAGAGCTCTTCGAGAGGCTTGGAATTGAACCGCCGAAGGGTGTTTTGTTGTATGGTCCTCCGGGTACTGGTAAGACTCTTTTGGCTAAGGCTGTTGCTAATGAGGCTAATGCTCACTTCATAGCCATCAACGGCCCAGAAATCATGAGCAAATATTATGGAGAAAGCGAAGAGAGATTGAGGGAAATCTTTAAAGAGGCTGAAGAAAGTGCTCCGAGCATAATTTTCATTGATGAGATTGATGCAATAGCTCCAAAAAGAGAAGAAGTCACAGGAGAGGTTGAGAAGAGAGTTGTTTCACAACTGCTTACTTTGATGGATGGATTGCAAAGTAGGGGAAAAGTTATCGTAATCGCTGCTACTAATAGACCGGACGCGTTAGACCCTGCTTTAAGAAGGCCTGGTAGGTTTGATAGGGAGATTGAGGTTGGTGTTCCTGACAAGCAGGGAAGAAAAGAAATCCTTCAAATTCACACCAGAGGTATGCCGCTTGAGCCAGATTATGATAAGAGGAATGTTCTTAGAGTCCTAAAAGAACTTAGAAAGAGAGAAACATTTGATAAAGACAAACTAGACTTCATCATGGAAAAAGTTGAGAATGTTAGAGATGAGAGTGAAATTAAAGCGATACTAAAGGAGGAAAGTGATATATACAAGGAGGTTAGGGTAAGACTCATTGATCTCATGCTTGAAGAGTTAGCTGAAAGGACTCATGGATTTGTAGGCGCTGATTTGGCAGCATTGGCAAGAGAAGCCGCAATGGTTGTCTTAAGAAGGCTCATTACCGAAGGCAAGATTAATCCTGAGGAGGAAAAGATACCTCGGGAGGTTCTTCAAGAGCTTAAGGTTACGAAAAATGATTTCTATGAAGCATTGAAGATGATAGAGCCATCTGCACTTAGAGAGGTTCTGATTGAAGTTCCTAATGTTAGGTGGAACGATATAGGAGGTCTTGAAAGCGTGAAGCAGGAATTAAAAGAAGCAGTGGAGTGGCCATTAAAATACCCCAAAGCATTCCAAAGATTGGGGATAACTCCTCCCAAGGGTATTCTGCTCTACGGTCCTCCGGGTACTGGTAAGACTCTTTTGGCTAAGGCTGTTGCTAACGAAAGTGAGGCCAACTTTATTGGAATTAGGGGTCCAGAGGTTTTGAGCAAGTGGGTTGGTGAAAGTGAGAAGAGAGTTCGGGAGATCTTTAGAAAAGCGAGACAAGCTGCCCCAACCGTGATCTTCATTGATGAAATTGACTCTATAGCTCCAATGAGGGGAGGTGAAGCTGATAGGGTTACAGATAGGCTTATTAATCAATTGTTAACTGAGATGGATGGTATTGAAGAGAATAGTGGTGTTGTCGTGATAGCCGCTACTAATAGGCCTGACATTCTTGACCCTGCACTACTAAGACCTGGTAGGTTTGATAGATTACTTCTCGTTCCAGCACCAGACGAAAAAGCAAGGCTTGAGATACTCAAAGTTCACACACGGAGAGTACCACTTGCAAGTGATGTAAGTTTGGAAGAGCTTGCAAAAAGAACTGAAGGATATAGTGGGGCCGATCTGGCCGCACTTGTTAGAGAGGCCGCATTTGTGGCACTTAGAAGATCGGTTTCAAAAACACCAAGAGAACTTGTGGAAGAGCAAGCTGAGGAGTTCTTGGAGAAGCTTAAAGTTTCAAAAAGGGATTTTGATGAAGCTATGAAGAAAGTCAAACCCAGCATAACGAAATACATGCTTGACTATTATCGCCAGTTTGAAGAAAGTAGAAAGGGAGCTAGGGGAGAGGAGCGTAGGGAAGTAGATTATTTCACTCTTTGA
- the glp gene encoding gephyrin-like molybdotransferase Glp, whose translation MAFLKVVSLEKALEIINSFPLKPTIEEIEIEEAYGRILAEDVISPIDVPPFDRASVDGYALKSQDTWNASESNPVVLKVIGEVHAGEEPKVEVSPGETVYISTGAVLPKGADAVIEFEVVEREEDKVIIYKPVYPQAGVMKAGTDISKGKLLLKIGTKLGFKETALLSAVGFEKVKVFSKPKVAIISTGNEIILPGDELRPGKIYDINGRAVSDAVKELGGEPHFIGIANDDRESLKEKIIEALKYDIIILSGGASGGTRDLTASIIEELGEVKIHGIAIQPGKPTIIGLIEGKPIFGLPGYPTSCLTNFTLLVAPLIRKLLGMDFKIEYAKKKLAHKVFSVKGRRQFLPVRINDEVAQPILKGSGAVTSFIEADGFVEVPENVEILEEGEEVRVVLFKF comes from the coding sequence ATGGCATTTTTAAAAGTGGTATCCCTCGAAAAAGCTCTAGAGATCATAAACTCCTTCCCATTAAAACCAACGATCGAAGAGATAGAAATTGAAGAAGCATATGGAAGGATTCTAGCGGAGGACGTTATTTCCCCAATAGACGTCCCACCCTTTGACAGAGCAAGCGTTGATGGGTATGCTTTAAAAAGTCAAGATACATGGAATGCAAGCGAAAGCAATCCAGTAGTATTAAAAGTTATTGGGGAGGTTCATGCAGGAGAGGAGCCTAAAGTTGAGGTAAGCCCTGGAGAAACAGTTTACATTTCCACAGGAGCAGTGCTCCCTAAGGGGGCAGACGCAGTTATTGAATTTGAAGTAGTCGAAAGAGAAGAGGATAAAGTTATTATCTACAAACCCGTTTATCCCCAAGCGGGCGTCATGAAAGCAGGGACTGATATCTCAAAAGGTAAGCTTCTTCTAAAAATAGGTACAAAACTTGGATTTAAAGAAACGGCCTTGCTTTCCGCAGTTGGTTTTGAAAAAGTAAAGGTATTCTCAAAACCAAAAGTCGCAATAATAAGCACTGGGAACGAGATTATTTTACCTGGAGACGAACTAAGACCAGGAAAGATATACGATATAAATGGACGAGCGGTTAGTGATGCAGTTAAAGAACTTGGAGGGGAACCCCACTTTATAGGAATAGCAAACGATGATCGAGAGAGTCTAAAAGAGAAAATAATAGAAGCTCTCAAATATGATATTATAATTCTTAGCGGCGGTGCCAGTGGAGGTACAAGAGATCTTACAGCTTCAATAATTGAGGAACTTGGAGAGGTAAAAATCCACGGAATAGCAATCCAACCAGGGAAGCCAACGATAATAGGCCTTATAGAGGGAAAGCCTATTTTTGGTCTACCAGGTTATCCCACCAGTTGTCTGACAAACTTCACTCTTCTAGTTGCCCCACTAATTAGAAAACTCCTTGGAATGGACTTCAAAATAGAGTACGCCAAGAAAAAGCTCGCCCACAAGGTATTCTCTGTTAAAGGGAGGAGACAGTTCTTACCAGTAAGAATCAATGACGAGGTAGCACAACCAATTCTAAAAGGAAGTGGAGCAGTAACGAGTTTTATAGAAGCTGATGGCTTTGTAGAAGTTCCAGAGAATGTTGAAATACTGGAAGAAGGGGAAGAAGTTAGAGTAGTTTTATTCAAATTTTAA
- the serS gene encoding serine--tRNA ligase: MLDIKLIRENPDIVKGDLIKRGELEKLQWIDEILELDKKWRENLKEINVLRRERNKLAIEIGKRKKAGEGIEDLLTRSNEIAKQIEEIEKENNKIKEKIDYYLWRLPNITHESVPIGKDDTENVPIRFWGKAKVWEGHLETFLEQSQGKMEYEVIKWKPQLHADLLPKLGGADLERAAKVSGSRFFYLLNELVILDLALIRFALDKLIEKGFIPVIPPYMVRRYVEEGVTSFGDFEDVIYKIEGEDLYLIPTSEHALAGMHANEILDGNDLPILYAGVSPCFRKEAGTAGKDTKGIFRVHQFHKVEQFVYVKPEESWEWHEKLIQNAEEIFQALEIPYRIVNICTGDLGYVAAKKYDIEAWMSAQGKFREVVSCSNCTDWQARRLNIRFRDKPNEKPRFVHTLNSTAIATSRAIVAIIENFQEEDGTVKIPKVLWPYTGFQEILPLDKKDKCCQG, from the coding sequence ATGCTTGATATAAAGCTCATCAGAGAAAATCCTGACATTGTAAAAGGCGATCTTATAAAGCGTGGGGAGCTTGAGAAACTCCAATGGATTGACGAGATCCTTGAGCTCGATAAGAAATGGAGAGAAAACCTAAAAGAGATCAATGTACTTAGAAGAGAACGAAACAAGCTTGCTATTGAGATAGGTAAGAGAAAAAAAGCTGGTGAAGGAATTGAGGATCTGCTAACAAGGAGCAACGAAATAGCAAAGCAAATAGAAGAAATTGAAAAGGAAAATAATAAGATCAAAGAAAAGATCGATTACTATCTCTGGCGTCTCCCAAATATAACCCACGAAAGTGTCCCTATCGGAAAAGATGATACTGAAAATGTCCCAATCAGGTTTTGGGGAAAAGCTAAAGTCTGGGAAGGGCATTTAGAGACTTTTTTAGAACAAAGCCAAGGGAAAATGGAGTATGAAGTTATCAAATGGAAACCCCAGCTTCATGCCGATTTGCTACCAAAACTTGGTGGGGCTGATCTTGAGAGGGCTGCAAAGGTTAGTGGTTCAAGATTCTTCTATCTTCTCAATGAGTTAGTAATACTAGATCTAGCACTAATAAGATTTGCATTAGATAAGCTCATAGAGAAAGGCTTTATTCCAGTAATACCCCCATATATGGTAAGAAGATATGTTGAGGAAGGTGTCACTAGTTTTGGAGACTTTGAAGATGTTATATACAAGATTGAAGGTGAAGACCTCTACCTAATTCCTACATCAGAGCATGCTCTAGCAGGAATGCATGCAAACGAAATACTAGATGGGAATGATTTACCTATCCTTTATGCAGGAGTGAGCCCATGCTTCAGAAAAGAGGCTGGAACTGCCGGAAAAGACACAAAGGGTATCTTCAGAGTTCATCAGTTCCATAAGGTAGAACAATTTGTTTATGTCAAGCCAGAAGAAAGCTGGGAATGGCATGAGAAACTCATACAAAATGCTGAAGAGATATTCCAGGCATTAGAGATTCCATACAGAATCGTGAACATCTGTACCGGCGATTTGGGATATGTAGCAGCAAAGAAATACGATATTGAAGCGTGGATGAGTGCCCAAGGTAAATTCAGAGAAGTAGTAAGTTGCTCAAACTGTACTGATTGGCAAGCAAGAAGACTAAACATCAGATTCAGAGATAAACCAAACGAAAAGCCCCGCTTTGTTCATACACTAAATTCAACAGCAATAGCAACTTCGAGAGCAATAGTGGCAATAATAGAGAACTTCCAAGAAGAAGATGGAACTGTAAAAATCCCCAAAGTATTATGGCCCTATACAGGATTCCAAGAAATTTTGCCCCTTGATAAAAAAGATAAATGCTGTCAGGGTTAA
- a CDS encoding ribonuclease P protein component 4, with protein sequence MSKRYIRQREKREKKKIALERIEILFTLAERVFPYDKELANRYVEIALAVQRKAKVRIPRKWKRRYCKKCHSFLVPGANARVRLREKRMPHVVIKCLECGHIMRYPYLREKKERRRAHKG encoded by the coding sequence ATGTCCAAGAGGTATATTCGTCAAAGAGAAAAGAGGGAGAAGAAAAAGATAGCACTTGAGAGGATAGAAATACTCTTTACTCTGGCTGAGAGGGTTTTCCCCTATGATAAGGAACTCGCAAATAGGTATGTTGAAATAGCTTTAGCAGTACAACGAAAAGCAAAAGTCAGAATCCCAAGAAAGTGGAAGAGGAGGTATTGTAAAAAGTGCCACTCATTTCTTGTTCCAGGAGCTAATGCACGAGTTAGGCTCAGAGAGAAAAGAATGCCTCACGTTGTTATAAAATGTCTTGAATGTGGCCACATCATGCGTTACCCTTATTTAAGGGAGAAGAAAGAAAGAAGACGAGCCCATAAAGGTTAA
- the mce gene encoding methylmalonyl-CoA epimerase: MIKKVDHIGIAVKNLEEAIKIWEGLGLKVEEIEEVAEQKVRTAIFHAGETRIELLEATSEDSPIAKFIAKRGEGIHHIALGVDNIEEHLKKLKEDGFRLIDETPRIGVGGAKIAFVHPKSVGGVLLELCERKE, from the coding sequence ATGATAAAAAAGGTTGACCATATTGGAATTGCTGTTAAGAATCTTGAAGAGGCCATAAAGATTTGGGAAGGTCTTGGGTTAAAGGTTGAAGAGATTGAAGAGGTTGCAGAGCAAAAAGTTAGAACAGCCATATTCCACGCTGGTGAAACGAGAATTGAACTCTTAGAAGCAACTTCAGAAGACTCACCAATAGCAAAGTTCATTGCAAAAAGAGGAGAGGGAATTCACCACATTGCGTTGGGTGTTGATAACATTGAAGAGCATCTCAAAAAACTGAAAGAAGATGGCTTTAGGTTAATCGATGAAACACCTAGAATAGGTGTTGGTGGGGCAAAGATAGCATTTGTACACCCAAAGAGTGTTGGTGGGGTTCTTTTAGAACTATGTGAAAGGAAAGAATGA
- the meaB gene encoding methylmalonyl Co-A mutase-associated GTPase MeaB has product MIDELIERMLKGDKRATARLITFVENNEEKAREIVKKIYPYTGRAYIIGITGPPGSGKSTLVDKLIKKAREEEKVVGVIAIDPTSPFTGGALLGDRIRMQRHSTDPGVFIRSMATRGSLGGLAKATNDAIKILDAYGCDVIFVETVGVGQIEVDIVKTADTVVLVTVPGLGDDIQAIKAGLMEIADIFVVNKADKEGAEATMFELELMLDLEKEKWSKKGWKPPIVSTIAFTNKGIEQLWGAINKHREFLLSSGEIEKKRKFRVEEEIKAIVSSTIARKIGEKMGEDDIAILIEKIAKREIDPYSAADLVLEKALGVKA; this is encoded by the coding sequence ATGATAGATGAATTAATTGAAAGAATGCTTAAAGGCGACAAAAGAGCAACGGCTAGGTTGATCACATTTGTAGAGAATAATGAGGAAAAAGCGAGGGAAATAGTTAAAAAAATTTATCCTTATACTGGAAGGGCTTATATAATTGGGATAACTGGTCCTCCTGGGTCTGGAAAATCAACCTTGGTTGATAAGCTCATTAAAAAGGCTAGAGAGGAAGAGAAAGTAGTAGGAGTTATTGCAATAGATCCGACTTCTCCCTTTACAGGAGGGGCTCTTCTTGGAGATAGGATCAGGATGCAACGACATTCAACAGATCCGGGAGTTTTTATAAGGAGCATGGCCACGAGGGGCTCTCTTGGAGGTTTAGCCAAGGCAACAAATGATGCTATAAAAATACTTGATGCATATGGGTGTGACGTTATTTTTGTAGAAACTGTAGGTGTCGGGCAAATAGAAGTGGATATAGTAAAAACGGCTGATACAGTGGTTTTAGTTACAGTCCCTGGATTGGGGGATGATATTCAAGCAATAAAGGCCGGTTTAATGGAGATAGCAGATATCTTTGTGGTCAATAAAGCAGATAAAGAGGGTGCAGAGGCCACAATGTTTGAGCTCGAACTTATGCTTGATCTAGAAAAGGAGAAATGGAGTAAAAAAGGCTGGAAACCACCAATCGTTTCTACTATTGCTTTTACTAACAAGGGGATTGAGCAACTGTGGGGTGCTATTAATAAGCACAGGGAGTTCCTCCTAAGTAGTGGAGAGATCGAAAAGAAAAGAAAGTTTAGGGTAGAAGAAGAAATTAAAGCTATTGTCTCAAGTACGATTGCAAGAAAGATCGGTGAAAAGATGGGAGAGGATGATATAGCGATACTTATAGAAAAGATAGCTAAAAGAGAAATCGACCCATATTCTGCTGCTGATCTTGTGCTGGAAAAGGCTTTGGGGGTGAAAGCATGA
- a CDS encoding cobalamin B12-binding domain-containing protein, with protein MVERSKVRVLIAKPGLDGHDRGAKVIARALRDAGFEVIYTGIRQTPEQIVESVIQEDIDVLGLSILSGAHMVLIPKILRLLEEKDIIPNEDILLLAGGIIPPDDAQELEKMGVGRVFGPGSPIEEIIRFIEENVPKLKKFRTES; from the coding sequence ATGGTAGAGCGCTCAAAAGTTAGAGTTCTAATAGCTAAACCGGGATTGGATGGTCACGACAGAGGAGCAAAGGTCATAGCGAGAGCTCTTAGAGACGCCGGCTTTGAAGTTATTTATACTGGGATAAGACAAACTCCAGAACAAATTGTGGAGTCTGTTATTCAAGAGGATATAGATGTTTTGGGCCTTAGTATCCTTTCTGGAGCCCACATGGTCCTTATACCAAAAATTCTAAGGCTTTTAGAGGAGAAAGATATAATCCCAAATGAAGATATTCTTCTGCTTGCTGGGGGGATAATACCTCCAGATGATGCTCAAGAACTTGAAAAGATGGGTGTTGGCAGAGTTTTTGGTCCAGGAAGCCCGATTGAGGAGATTATCAGGTTTATCGAGGAGAACGTTCCCAAACTTAAGAAATTTAGGACCGAAAGCTAA
- a CDS encoding PHP domain-containing protein, with product MIDIHTHTRFSDGIGDIQDNIAEAEKKKLHIIGISDHLHFFSNHVLNSYVSIIKQLKKESEIVVLAGIEANILPNGVDITSEIRKKLDYAIASVHMYFTLGGHEEYLNLVKLAIQDENIDIIGHFGNVFPYIGYPSIEEYREIVALAEEYGKAFEISSRYRAPELDFIKLCIEKGVKLTFGSDAHQVRDVGNISWSLKAFQKAGGKKEDLLFSELL from the coding sequence ATGATCGATATTCACACCCATACAAGATTTTCAGACGGGATAGGAGACATTCAAGACAATATTGCCGAGGCAGAAAAGAAGAAACTACACATTATTGGAATAAGCGACCATCTGCATTTCTTTTCAAACCACGTGCTAAATTCTTATGTTTCCATTATAAAACAACTGAAAAAAGAAAGCGAGATAGTCGTTCTAGCAGGAATAGAAGCAAACATCCTTCCCAATGGAGTGGATATAACCTCTGAAATCAGAAAAAAACTTGATTATGCCATTGCCTCAGTGCACATGTACTTTACCCTAGGAGGGCACGAAGAGTACCTAAACTTAGTAAAGCTGGCAATCCAAGATGAGAACATTGATATAATCGGTCATTTTGGAAATGTCTTTCCCTACATTGGATATCCCTCTATAGAAGAATACAGAGAAATTGTCGCACTTGCCGAGGAATATGGAAAGGCCTTTGAAATAAGCAGCCGTTATAGAGCACCAGAACTGGATTTTATAAAACTCTGTATCGAGAAAGGAGTGAAGCTAACCTTTGGAAGTGATGCCCATCAAGTCAGGGACGTGGGAAATATTAGCTGGAGTCTAAAGGCTTTTCAGAAAGCAGGTGGTAAAAAAGAGGATTTGCTTTTCTCAGAACTTTTATGA
- a CDS encoding Maf family nucleotide pyrophosphatase has translation MRLILASQSPRRREILRKFFDSFDIVPSAVSEESTAENPVEHAIEVAKRKALDVYTRYGGVVIGADTIVVLDNMILGKPRNKKEAKEMLRSLSGKIHKVITGYCIVREGEEITGYEITEVKFRELKDEEIEWYVSTGEPLDKAGAYGIQGKGGILIEWIKGDYYNVVGFPIKIILELIDLGFKLS, from the coding sequence ATGAGATTGATACTTGCATCTCAAAGTCCTCGAAGAAGAGAAATACTTAGAAAGTTTTTTGATAGTTTTGATATTGTCCCTAGCGCGGTTAGTGAAGAGTCTACTGCTGAAAATCCTGTGGAACATGCTATTGAAGTTGCAAAAAGAAAGGCTTTGGATGTTTATACGAGATATGGTGGGGTAGTTATTGGGGCAGATACAATAGTCGTTCTGGATAATATGATCTTAGGTAAACCTAGAAACAAGAAGGAAGCTAAAGAAATGCTTAGAAGTCTGAGTGGAAAGATTCACAAAGTGATTACTGGATACTGCATAGTCAGGGAAGGAGAAGAAATTACAGGGTATGAAATCACTGAGGTAAAATTTAGAGAACTTAAAGATGAAGAAATAGAGTGGTATGTTTCCACGGGAGAGCCACTTGACAAAGCCGGGGCTTATGGTATCCAAGGGAAGGGTGGTATTCTGATTGAATGGATAAAGGGAGATTATTACAATGTCGTTGGATTTCCGATAAAAATAATTCTTGAGCTTATAGATCTTGGCTTTAAGCTTTCATAA
- a CDS encoding PINc/VapC family ATPase: MKVFVVDTSVIVDGRLTQYLERINEKVKVVIPEAVVAEIEHQANEGKAIGHTGLEELKKLRSLAERDKILLEFYGERPDLWQIRRAKAGEVDHMIREVARELNATLITGDQVQRDIAIAKGIEVIYLEARKEVKHRLEDFFDEHTMSVHLKAGVRPLAKKGKPGQWRLVPIKDEELTDVELEEIADDIVERAKRDPESFIELDELGATVVQLRNYRIVIAKPPFADRIEITAVRPIIKLSIEDYDIPEKLLERLTDKAEGILIAGAPGEGKTTFAQALAEYYASMGKIVKTMEKPRDLQVSEEITQYTALAGKMEKTGDVLLLVRPDYTIFDEMRKTSDFQIYADLRLAGVGMVGVVHATKPIDAIQRFIGRVELGMIPQIVDTVIFIKAGGVSKVLTLEYKVKVPSGMTEEDLARPVIEVRDFVTGELEYEIYTYGEEISVVPVKKKEKPPAMKLAEKRLKQEIKKFLPDVYTEVELASPHKAIIYADEFDIPTIIGKKGKRITEIEKKLGISIDVRSFEEKMAEMPTEKITVEVEEKKKQIVLRVSPDFAKKPLKFFAGDEYIFTATPSRKGLIKVNKNTPIGRELRRVLEAGIELWASP; encoded by the coding sequence ATGAAAGTATTTGTTGTTGATACGAGTGTTATAGTGGATGGGAGACTAACCCAATACTTAGAGAGAATTAATGAGAAAGTTAAGGTAGTTATTCCCGAAGCTGTTGTTGCTGAGATAGAACATCAAGCTAATGAAGGTAAGGCTATTGGTCATACTGGATTGGAGGAACTTAAGAAGCTTAGAAGCCTGGCTGAGAGAGATAAAATTCTATTGGAGTTCTATGGCGAGAGACCTGATCTCTGGCAGATAAGGAGAGCTAAGGCGGGAGAAGTTGATCACATGATAAGGGAAGTCGCTAGAGAGCTGAATGCGACCCTTATAACTGGTGACCAAGTACAGAGAGACATTGCCATAGCGAAGGGAATTGAAGTAATCTATTTAGAGGCCAGAAAGGAAGTAAAGCACCGTCTCGAGGATTTCTTTGACGAACATACCATGAGTGTTCACCTAAAAGCAGGTGTAAGACCTTTGGCCAAAAAGGGTAAACCTGGCCAGTGGAGGTTAGTTCCTATAAAAGATGAAGAACTAACTGATGTAGAGCTTGAGGAAATAGCGGATGATATAGTTGAGAGAGCTAAAAGGGATCCAGAGTCATTTATAGAGCTCGATGAGCTTGGTGCAACAGTTGTGCAGCTTAGGAATTATCGTATAGTAATAGCAAAGCCACCATTTGCTGACAGGATAGAAATAACGGCAGTAAGGCCCATAATCAAGTTAAGCATTGAAGATTATGATATTCCAGAAAAGCTTTTAGAGCGTTTAACAGACAAGGCTGAAGGTATTCTGATTGCTGGTGCTCCAGGCGAAGGAAAAACCACTTTTGCGCAGGCTTTAGCGGAGTATTATGCATCCATGGGTAAGATTGTGAAAACAATGGAAAAGCCTAGGGATCTTCAAGTTAGTGAGGAGATAACTCAATACACTGCCCTTGCAGGGAAAATGGAAAAAACAGGAGACGTCCTTCTTTTAGTTAGGCCTGATTACACGATATTTGATGAGATGAGAAAAACAAGTGACTTCCAGATTTATGCGGACTTACGACTTGCTGGTGTTGGAATGGTTGGTGTTGTTCATGCTACAAAGCCTATAGACGCTATCCAGAGATTCATTGGAAGGGTAGAACTTGGAATGATTCCACAAATAGTGGATACTGTAATATTCATCAAAGCTGGAGGCGTTAGCAAAGTTCTAACTCTCGAGTACAAGGTTAAAGTTCCCAGCGGAATGACAGAAGAGGATCTAGCCAGACCTGTAATTGAGGTTAGGGACTTCGTAACTGGTGAGTTAGAGTACGAGATATACACCTACGGCGAGGAGATAAGTGTTGTACCTGTGAAGAAAAAGGAGAAGCCGCCTGCAATGAAATTGGCAGAAAAAAGACTTAAACAAGAAATTAAAAAGTTCTTACCAGATGTTTATACAGAGGTTGAGCTTGCAAGTCCCCATAAGGCCATAATATATGCAGATGAATTTGATATACCCACTATTATAGGCAAAAAGGGCAAAAGAATCACAGAAATCGAGAAAAAGCTTGGAATAAGCATAGATGTCAGAAGTTTTGAGGAGAAGATGGCAGAAATGCCAACCGAGAAAATAACAGTTGAGGTTGAAGAAAAGAAAAAGCAAATAGTTCTCAGAGTTTCACCGGATTTTGCAAAGAAGCCTCTCAAGTTCTTTGCAGGCGATGAATACATCTTCACTGCAACTCCATCGAGAAAAGGTCTGATTAAGGTTAATAAGAACACTCCAATAGGGAGAGAACTGAGGAGAGTTTTAGAAGCAGGAATAGAGCTTTGGGCATCTCCTTAA